In Streptomyces capitiformicae, one genomic interval encodes:
- a CDS encoding ATP-dependent helicase has translation MVSSAHRALDGFSPATRGWFTGAFSAPTAAQAGAWRAIGEGSDVLVVAPTGSGKTLAAFLAALDQLTSSPPPADPRKRCRVLYVSPLKALAVDVERNLRSPLTGIRQESVRLGLPEPEVKVGIRSGDTPAAERRALATRPPDILITTPESLFLLLTSATRDALTGVEAVILDEVHAVAGTKRGAHLALSLERLDELLPKPARRIGLSATVRPVDEVARYLSPRRRVEIVQPPSGKEFDLSVVVPVEDLGELGGSPVADGNEGAERPSIWPHVEERIADLVQAHRSTIVFANSRRLAERLCNRLNEIAYERATGESLDEHHAPAELMGGSGAAQGAPPVLARAHHGSVSKEQRALVEEDLKAGRLPAVVATSSLELGIDMGAVDLVVQVESPPSVASGLQRVGRAGHQVGAVSTGVVFPKYRGDLVQAAVVTERMRSGSIESLRIPGNPLDVLAQQLVAMTSMDTWQVDDLLATVRRAAPFASLPESAFTAVLDMLAGRYPSDAFAELRPRVVWDRVAGTVTGRPGAQRLAVTSGGTIPDRGLFGVFLAGADPKKGGGRVGELDEEMVYESRVGDVFTLGTSSWRIEDITRDRVLVSPAPGVPGRLPFWKGDQLGRPLELGRAVGAFLREVGSLSQEDARLRLLAAGLDAWAADNVLSYLAEQREACGHVPDDRTIVVERFRDELGDWRVVVHSPFGAQVHAPWALALGAKLTERYGMDAQVMHADDGIVLRLPDTDLMGLDLLDQEPTKAGMEYDAEQAPVGAADVAFDKGEVDQIVTDQVGGSALFASRFRECAARALLLPRRNPGKRTPLWQQRQRAAQLLQVASEFGSFPIVLEAVRECLQDVFDVPGLAELMGDIESRKVRLVEVTTPEPSPFARSLLFGYVAQFLYEGDSPLAERRAAALSLDSRLLAELLGQAELRELLDAEVLVELERELQWLTEDRRVKDAEGVADLLRLLGPLTDAELAERGAEPQWAPELAGARRAIRVRIAGTDHWAAIEDAGRLRDALGTALPVGVPEAFTEPVKDPLGDLLARYARTHGPFTSATAAARFGLGVAVTDGALHRLAAGGRVVQGEFHPAGIGQEWCDAAVLRRLRRRSLAALRHELEPVPPAALAQFLPQWQHVGGGHGLRGIDGLVRAIEQLQGASVPASALEKLVLPSRVANYTPAMLDELTAAGEVVWAGAGALPGKDGWVSLYLADTAPLLLPPPHPLEPTALHQSVLDALSGGYGLFFRQIADQVRATTHPDATDPQLADAVWDLAWSGRLTNDTLAPMRSLLGSGRTAGSTAHRAKRAVPRGRYGSLTAAARPQSRTGPPTVAGRWSLLPAHEPDPTVRAHALARTLLDRHGVVTRGAVAAEGVEGGFSATYRVLSVFEESGQARRGYVVEGLGAAQFAMDGAVDRLRAVSNARERGEALPGPGSTPPQGDGFPRAPYDPIGFEAPTAADFDAGLDTPFGTAPDEIAAFADGDPSQATDPRLPSYGNHGSDGGYGGQGSYSRGGPPHRTRRPTSSPRAVVLAAADPANAYGAALPWPDPPTDAGHKPGRKAGSLVVLVDGELTLYMERGGKTLLAWPTDPDSTPTDDPRLRPAAEALAAAARAGSLGTVTVERVNGTSALTSPYGTLLEGAGFIATPRGLRIRA, from the coding sequence ATGGTCAGCTCCGCACATCGAGCCCTCGACGGCTTCTCCCCCGCGACCCGCGGCTGGTTCACGGGGGCCTTCTCCGCGCCCACCGCGGCCCAGGCCGGGGCGTGGCGGGCGATCGGCGAGGGCTCGGACGTGCTGGTGGTCGCGCCGACCGGCTCCGGCAAGACCCTGGCCGCCTTCCTGGCCGCGCTGGACCAGCTGACGTCGAGCCCGCCCCCGGCCGACCCCAGGAAGCGCTGCCGGGTGCTGTACGTGTCACCGCTGAAGGCCCTCGCGGTGGACGTCGAGCGGAACCTGCGCAGTCCGCTGACCGGTATCCGTCAGGAATCCGTGCGCCTGGGGCTGCCCGAGCCCGAGGTGAAGGTGGGCATCCGCTCCGGCGACACCCCGGCCGCCGAGCGCCGCGCCCTGGCCACGCGCCCGCCGGACATCCTGATCACCACCCCCGAGTCCCTGTTCCTGCTGCTGACCTCGGCCACGCGCGACGCGCTCACGGGCGTGGAGGCGGTGATCCTGGACGAGGTGCACGCGGTCGCGGGCACCAAGCGCGGCGCCCACCTCGCGCTGTCGTTGGAGCGGCTCGACGAGCTGCTGCCCAAGCCCGCACGCCGGATCGGTCTCTCGGCCACCGTGCGCCCCGTCGACGAGGTCGCGCGTTACCTCTCCCCGCGCCGCAGGGTGGAGATCGTCCAGCCGCCGTCCGGCAAGGAGTTCGACCTCTCCGTGGTCGTCCCGGTCGAGGACCTGGGCGAACTGGGTGGCTCCCCGGTGGCCGACGGCAACGAGGGCGCGGAACGGCCGTCGATCTGGCCGCACGTCGAGGAGCGCATCGCCGACCTGGTCCAGGCCCACCGCTCCACGATCGTGTTCGCCAATTCCCGCCGCCTCGCTGAGCGGCTGTGCAACCGGCTCAACGAGATCGCGTACGAGCGGGCCACCGGTGAGTCCTTGGACGAACACCATGCCCCGGCCGAGCTGATGGGCGGCTCGGGTGCGGCCCAAGGGGCACCCCCGGTGCTCGCGCGGGCTCACCACGGCTCGGTCTCCAAGGAGCAGCGCGCCCTCGTCGAGGAGGACCTGAAGGCGGGTCGGCTGCCGGCCGTGGTCGCCACCTCGAGCCTCGAACTGGGCATCGACATGGGCGCGGTGGACCTCGTCGTCCAGGTGGAGTCGCCCCCTTCGGTTGCCTCCGGCCTGCAGCGCGTCGGCCGTGCGGGACACCAGGTGGGTGCGGTCTCCACCGGCGTGGTCTTCCCCAAGTACCGGGGCGACCTCGTCCAGGCCGCCGTCGTCACCGAGCGGATGCGCAGCGGCTCCATCGAGTCCTTGAGGATTCCCGGCAACCCCCTGGACGTCCTGGCACAGCAGCTCGTCGCCATGACGTCGATGGACACCTGGCAGGTCGACGACCTCCTCGCCACGGTCCGCCGCGCCGCCCCCTTCGCCTCTCTCCCGGAGTCCGCGTTCACGGCGGTCCTCGACATGCTCGCGGGCCGCTATCCGTCCGACGCCTTCGCGGAGTTGCGCCCGCGCGTGGTGTGGGACCGGGTCGCCGGTACGGTCACGGGTCGTCCCGGCGCCCAGCGCCTCGCGGTCACCTCCGGGGGGACGATCCCGGACCGCGGCCTCTTCGGGGTCTTCCTCGCGGGCGCCGACCCCAAGAAGGGCGGCGGCCGGGTCGGCGAGCTCGACGAGGAGATGGTGTACGAGTCCCGGGTCGGCGACGTGTTCACCCTCGGCACCAGCTCCTGGCGTATCGAGGACATCACGCGCGACCGGGTGCTGGTCTCCCCCGCGCCGGGCGTCCCGGGCCGCCTGCCCTTCTGGAAGGGCGACCAACTCGGCCGCCCGCTCGAACTGGGCCGCGCGGTGGGCGCGTTCCTGCGCGAGGTGGGGTCCCTGTCCCAGGAGGACGCCCGGCTCCGCCTTCTGGCCGCCGGTCTCGACGCCTGGGCCGCGGACAACGTGCTCTCCTACCTCGCCGAACAACGGGAAGCCTGCGGCCATGTCCCGGACGACCGCACGATCGTCGTCGAGCGTTTCCGGGACGAGTTGGGCGACTGGCGGGTCGTCGTCCACTCCCCCTTCGGCGCCCAGGTCCACGCCCCCTGGGCCCTCGCCCTCGGCGCGAAGCTCACCGAGCGATACGGCATGGACGCCCAGGTCATGCACGCCGACGACGGCATCGTGCTGCGTCTGCCCGACACCGATCTGATGGGCCTGGACTTGCTCGACCAGGAACCCACGAAGGCGGGCATGGAGTACGACGCCGAGCAGGCGCCCGTCGGCGCCGCGGACGTCGCCTTCGACAAGGGCGAGGTCGACCAGATCGTCACCGACCAGGTGGGCGGCTCGGCGCTGTTCGCGTCCCGCTTCCGCGAGTGCGCCGCCCGCGCTCTCCTGCTGCCCCGCCGCAACCCGGGCAAGCGCACCCCGCTGTGGCAGCAGCGGCAGCGCGCCGCCCAACTGCTCCAGGTGGCGAGCGAGTTCGGCTCGTTCCCGATCGTCCTGGAGGCCGTCCGCGAGTGCCTCCAGGACGTCTTCGACGTTCCCGGGCTCGCCGAGCTGATGGGCGACATCGAGTCCCGCAAGGTCCGCCTCGTCGAGGTCACCACCCCGGAGCCCTCACCCTTCGCGCGCTCCCTGCTCTTCGGATACGTCGCCCAGTTCCTGTACGAGGGCGACTCCCCGCTCGCCGAGCGCCGCGCCGCCGCCCTGTCGCTGGACTCACGACTGCTCGCGGAGCTGCTGGGCCAGGCGGAGCTGCGCGAGCTGCTCGACGCCGAGGTACTCGTCGAGCTGGAGCGGGAGCTCCAGTGGCTCACCGAGGACCGACGCGTCAAGGACGCCGAAGGCGTCGCCGACCTGCTCCGGCTCCTCGGCCCTCTCACGGACGCCGAGTTGGCGGAGCGCGGCGCCGAGCCGCAGTGGGCGCCGGAGCTGGCCGGGGCCCGCCGCGCCATCCGGGTCCGGATCGCCGGCACCGACCACTGGGCGGCGATCGAGGACGCGGGCCGTCTGCGCGACGCACTCGGCACGGCCCTGCCCGTCGGTGTCCCGGAGGCGTTCACCGAGCCGGTCAAGGACCCGCTCGGCGACCTCCTCGCCCGGTACGCGCGCACGCACGGCCCGTTCACCTCGGCCACGGCAGCCGCCCGCTTCGGCCTCGGCGTGGCCGTGACGGACGGCGCGCTCCATCGGCTGGCGGCCGGCGGCCGGGTCGTGCAGGGCGAGTTCCACCCGGCGGGCATCGGCCAGGAGTGGTGCGACGCGGCCGTGCTGCGCCGTCTGCGCCGCCGCTCGCTGGCAGCCCTGCGGCACGAGCTGGAGCCGGTGCCACCCGCAGCGCTCGCGCAGTTCCTACCGCAGTGGCAGCACGTGGGCGGCGGCCACGGATTGCGCGGAATCGACGGCCTGGTGCGCGCGATCGAACAGTTGCAGGGCGCCTCCGTGCCCGCCTCCGCCCTGGAGAAGCTGGTCCTGCCGTCCCGCGTCGCCAACTACACCCCTGCGATGCTCGACGAACTCACCGCGGCCGGCGAAGTCGTATGGGCGGGCGCTGGAGCCCTCCCCGGCAAGGACGGCTGGGTCTCGCTGTACCTGGCGGACACGGCCCCACTCCTCCTCCCGCCCCCGCACCCCCTGGAACCGACGGCGCTCCACCAGTCCGTCCTCGACGCCCTTTCAGGCGGCTACGGCCTGTTCTTCCGCCAGATCGCCGACCAGGTCCGCGCCACGACGCACCCCGACGCCACCGATCCCCAACTGGCCGATGCCGTCTGGGACCTGGCCTGGTCGGGCCGGCTCACCAACGACACCCTCGCCCCCATGCGCTCCCTGCTGGGCTCCGGCCGCACGGCCGGCTCCACGGCCCACCGCGCCAAGCGCGCGGTCCCGCGCGGCCGGTACGGCTCCCTGACCGCCGCCGCACGCCCCCAGTCCCGTACGGGCCCACCCACGGTCGCGGGCCGCTGGTCCCTCCTCCCCGCCCACGAGCCCGATCCCACCGTCCGCGCGCACGCCCTCGCCCGCACCCTCCTCGACCGGCACGGCGTGGTGACCCGGGGCGCCGTCGCCGCCGAGGGCGTCGAGGGCGGTTTCTCGGCGACCTACCGCGTCCTGTCCGTCTTCGAGGAGAGCGGCCAGGCCCGGCGCGGCTATGTGGTCGAGGGGCTGGGCGCGGCACAGTTCGCGATGGACGGCGCGGTGGACCGGCTGCGCGCCGTGTCCAATGCCCGCGAGAGGGGCGAGGCCCTCCCCGGCCCCGGCTCCACTCCGCCCCAGGGGGACGGCTTCCCCCGCGCCCCCTACGACCCCATCGGATTCGAGGCCCCGACCGCCGCCGACTTCGACGCCGGGCTCGACACCCCCTTCGGAACCGCACCCGACGAGATCGCCGCCTTCGCCGACGGCGATCCGTCCCAGGCCACCGACCCCCGCCTCCCGTCGTACGGCAACCACGGCAGTGACGGCGGCTACGGCGGCCAAGGCTCGTACAGCCGAGGCGGCCCCCCGCACCGTACCCGCCGCCCCACCTCCTCCCCCCGAGCCGTGGTCCTGGCCGCCGCCGACCCCGCGAACGCCTACGGTGCCGCCCTCCCCTGGCCCGACCCGCCCACCGACGCCGGACACAAACCGGGCCGCAAGGCGGGCTCACTGGTCGTCCTCGTAGACGGCGAACTGACCCTCTACATGGAGCGCGGCGGCAAGACGCTGCTGGCCTGGCCCACCGACCCGGACAGCACCCCCACGGACGACCCACGCCTCCGCCCAGCCGCCGAAGCCCTCGCCGCAGCCGCCCGCGCGGGTTCCCTCGGCACAGTCACCGTGGAACGCGTGAACGGCACCTCAGCCCTCACCTCCCCCTACGGCACCCTCCTGGAAGGAGCAGGCTTCATAGCAACGCCTCGCGGCCTACGCATCCGCGCCTGA
- the recA gene encoding recombinase RecA, which translates to MAGTDREKALDAALAQIERQFGKGAVMRMGERSKEPIEVIPTGSTALDVALGVGGLPRGRVVEIYGPESSGKTTLTLHAVANAQKAGGQVAFVDAEHALDPEYAKKLGVDIDNLILSQPDNGEQALEIVDMLVRSGALDLIVIDSVAALVPRAEIEGEMGDSHVGLQARLMSQALRKITSALNQSKTTAIFINQLREKIGVMFGSPETTTGGRALKFYASVRIDIRRIETLKDGTEAVGNRTRCKVVKNKVAPPFKQAEFDILYGQGISREGGLIDMGVEHGFVRKAGAWYTYEGDQLGQGKENARNFLKDNPDLANEIEKKIKEKLGVGVRPEEPAAEPGTDAGVSAAPADDAAKAVPASAAKAPKTKAATAKS; encoded by the coding sequence ATGGCAGGAACCGACCGCGAGAAGGCGCTCGACGCCGCGCTCGCACAGATTGAACGACAATTCGGCAAGGGCGCTGTCATGCGCATGGGCGAGCGGTCGAAGGAGCCCATCGAGGTCATCCCGACCGGGTCGACCGCGCTCGACGTGGCGCTCGGTGTCGGCGGCCTGCCGCGCGGCCGAGTGGTGGAGATCTACGGCCCCGAGTCCTCCGGTAAGACGACCCTGACCCTGCACGCCGTGGCCAACGCGCAGAAGGCCGGCGGCCAGGTCGCGTTCGTGGACGCGGAGCACGCCCTCGACCCCGAGTACGCCAAGAAGCTCGGCGTCGACATCGACAACCTGATCCTCTCCCAGCCGGACAACGGCGAGCAGGCCCTGGAGATCGTGGACATGCTGGTCCGCTCCGGCGCCCTCGACCTCATCGTCATCGACTCCGTCGCCGCGCTCGTCCCTCGCGCGGAGATCGAGGGCGAGATGGGCGACAGCCACGTGGGTCTGCAGGCCCGACTGATGAGCCAGGCCCTGCGGAAGATCACCAGCGCGCTCAACCAGTCCAAGACCACCGCCATCTTCATCAACCAGCTCCGCGAGAAAATCGGAGTCATGTTCGGGTCGCCGGAGACCACGACCGGTGGCCGCGCGCTGAAGTTCTACGCCTCGGTGCGTATCGACATCCGCCGCATCGAGACGCTGAAGGACGGCACGGAGGCGGTCGGTAACCGCACCCGCTGCAAGGTCGTCAAGAACAAGGTCGCGCCGCCCTTCAAGCAGGCCGAGTTCGACATCCTCTATGGCCAGGGCATCAGCCGCGAGGGCGGCCTGATCGACATGGGCGTGGAGCACGGCTTCGTCCGCAAGGCCGGCGCCTGGTACACGTACGAGGGCGACCAGCTCGGCCAGGGCAAGGAGAACGCCCGCAACTTCCTCAAGGACAACCCCGACCTGGCCAACGAGATCGAGAAGAAGATCAAGGAGAAGCTGGGCGTCGGAGTGCGGCCGGAGGAACCCGCCGCCGAGCCGGGCACAGACGCCGGGGTCTCGGCCGCACCCGCCGACGACGCCGCGAAGGCGGTGCCCGCCTCCGCCGCCAAGGCCCCCAAGACCAAGGCCGCGACGGCGAAGAGCTAG
- a CDS encoding AzlD domain-containing protein → MNVWIAIAVTAIGCYAVKLIGLLVPEGVLERPLVQRLAALLPVALLAALTAQQTFADGRLLVLDARAAGLAAAAVALLLRAPFLLVVAAAVVVTAGVRAMTG, encoded by the coding sequence ATGAATGTCTGGATCGCGATCGCTGTGACCGCCATCGGCTGCTACGCCGTCAAGCTCATCGGCCTGCTGGTCCCCGAGGGCGTACTGGAACGGCCGCTCGTGCAGCGCCTCGCCGCCTTGCTCCCCGTGGCCCTCCTCGCCGCCCTCACGGCGCAGCAGACCTTCGCCGACGGCCGCCTCCTCGTACTGGACGCGAGGGCCGCAGGGCTCGCCGCAGCCGCCGTAGCCCTGCTCCTGCGCGCCCCTTTCCTGCTCGTCGTGGCCGCGGCGGTGGTCGTCACGGCGGGGGTGCGGGCGATGACGGGCTGA
- a CDS encoding AraC family transcriptional regulator, whose translation MAGSAERARHWRYAELPGVDLLRARYVEKKFVRHTHENFVIAAIADGVEVFHHGGADQYAGPGTLALVNPDTPHTGRAGVPEGWRYGAVYPSPDVVAEIAAETTTIRGTPGFTSPVFDDPYAVGLVHQVLRAADEGNALAADTLLRVAVTRLLRLNGGPLPQRAVRTAGTRFAARARAVLEDRMADPPTLERLAADLGTSPFALLRAFRTAYGMPPHTWLTDARVRRARSLLDAGTAPAEAAVAVGFTDQPHLNRHFSRIVGVPPGAYQRERRAATTA comes from the coding sequence ATGGCAGGTTCGGCGGAGCGGGCGCGGCACTGGCGGTATGCGGAACTTCCCGGTGTCGACCTGCTGCGGGCCCGCTACGTCGAGAAGAAGTTCGTGCGGCACACCCACGAGAACTTCGTGATCGCCGCCATAGCCGACGGCGTCGAGGTCTTCCATCACGGCGGAGCCGACCAGTACGCGGGTCCCGGCACCCTGGCCCTGGTCAACCCCGACACCCCGCACACGGGCCGGGCGGGCGTGCCGGAAGGCTGGCGGTACGGCGCGGTCTATCCGTCGCCGGACGTGGTGGCCGAGATCGCCGCCGAGACCACCACGATCCGCGGTACCCCCGGCTTCACCAGCCCTGTATTCGACGATCCGTACGCCGTCGGCCTCGTCCACCAGGTGCTGCGGGCCGCGGACGAGGGCAACGCGCTCGCGGCGGACACCCTGCTGCGGGTCGCCGTGACCCGGCTGCTGCGCCTCAACGGCGGGCCGCTTCCCCAGCGCGCCGTCCGCACGGCCGGCACCCGCTTCGCGGCACGCGCGCGTGCCGTGCTGGAGGACCGGATGGCCGACCCACCGACGCTGGAGCGGCTCGCCGCCGACCTCGGGACCAGCCCCTTCGCGCTGCTGCGGGCCTTCCGCACCGCCTACGGCATGCCACCGCACACCTGGCTGACGGACGCCCGCGTCCGCAGGGCCCGGAGCCTGCTCGACGCGGGCACGGCTCCCGCGGAGGCCGCCGTCGCCGTCGGCTTCACGGACCAGCCCCACCTCAATCGCCACTTCAGCCGGATTGTGGGCGTGCCCCCGGGTGCGTACCAGCGGGAACGCAGGGCGGCCACAACGGCGTGA
- a CDS encoding AI-2E family transporter: MAPTDETSQVEHEASPFGTTPPTRSSAGPGAAPSARMPRWLPRAMVLALSLVAVFQLGSWAFHQLIGLLINILIAFFLALAIEPAVSWMASKGLRRGFATFLVFLITLITAAGFVTLLGSILAGQIIKMVEGFPAYLDSVISWINITFHTELKRVDIQEGLLRSDFLQRYVQNSATGVLDISTQVLGGLFQLLTIALFSFYFAADGPRLRRALCSVLPPAKQAEVLRAWEIAVDKTGGYLYSRGLMALISGMAHYILLQYLNVPYAPALAVWVGLVSQFIPTIGTYLAGALPMLIAFTVDPWYALWVLGFVVIYQQFENYVLQPKLTAKTVDIHPAVAFGSVVAGTALLGAVGALIAIPAIATLQAFLGAYVKRYDVTDDPRVHGHRRRGSINILARLRSRSHGPGEEGRADGDVLTRVRKRLGDKWGPKQPADDSPDAQQDGDGDTGRRDTGAEDGVEPDDSAGRRGAS; this comes from the coding sequence GTGGCCCCCACAGACGAGACCTCGCAGGTCGAGCACGAGGCATCCCCGTTCGGTACGACGCCGCCCACCCGGTCCTCGGCCGGTCCCGGTGCCGCGCCGAGCGCACGTATGCCGCGCTGGCTGCCGCGCGCCATGGTGCTGGCGCTCTCGCTCGTCGCCGTCTTCCAGTTGGGCAGCTGGGCGTTCCACCAGCTCATCGGGCTGCTGATCAACATCCTCATCGCGTTCTTCCTGGCGCTCGCGATCGAGCCCGCGGTGAGCTGGATGGCCTCCAAGGGCCTGCGCAGGGGCTTCGCCACCTTCCTCGTCTTCCTGATCACCCTGATCACGGCCGCCGGCTTCGTCACGCTGCTCGGCTCGATACTCGCCGGACAGATCATCAAGATGGTCGAGGGCTTCCCGGCGTACCTCGACTCCGTCATCAGCTGGATCAACATCACCTTCCACACCGAGCTGAAGCGCGTCGACATCCAGGAGGGGCTGCTCCGCTCCGACTTCCTGCAGAGATACGTGCAGAACAGCGCAACCGGGGTGCTGGACATCTCCACACAGGTGCTGGGCGGTCTCTTCCAACTGCTGACGATCGCGCTGTTCTCGTTCTACTTCGCCGCCGACGGCCCGCGACTGAGACGCGCGCTGTGCTCCGTACTGCCGCCCGCCAAACAGGCGGAGGTGCTGCGCGCGTGGGAGATCGCCGTCGACAAGACCGGTGGTTATCTGTACTCACGCGGTCTGATGGCGCTGATCTCCGGCATGGCGCACTACATCCTGCTGCAGTACCTCAACGTGCCCTACGCGCCCGCGCTCGCCGTCTGGGTCGGTCTGGTATCGCAGTTCATCCCCACCATCGGCACCTACCTCGCGGGCGCCCTGCCGATGCTGATCGCCTTCACGGTCGACCCCTGGTACGCGCTGTGGGTGCTCGGCTTCGTCGTCATCTACCAGCAGTTCGAGAACTATGTGCTGCAGCCCAAACTGACCGCGAAGACCGTGGACATCCACCCGGCGGTCGCCTTCGGATCGGTCGTCGCGGGCACCGCGCTCCTCGGTGCCGTCGGCGCGCTCATAGCCATCCCCGCCATCGCCACCCTCCAGGCGTTCCTCGGGGCCTATGTGAAGCGGTACGACGTCACGGACGACCCCCGGGTGCACGGACACCGCAGGCGTGGCTCGATCAACATCCTCGCGCGCCTGCGGAGCCGGTCGCACGGGCCGGGTGAGGAAGGCCGGGCCGACGGAGACGTCCTCACACGCGTGCGCAAGCGGCTGGGCGACAAGTGGGGCCCGAAGCAGCCGGCGGACGACTCCCCCGACGCACAGCAGGACGGCGACGGCGACACCGGGCGACGGGACACAGGGGCCGAGGACGGCGTAGAGCCCGACGACAGTGCCGGGCGCCGGGGCGCCTCGTAA
- a CDS encoding AzlC family ABC transporter permease, translated as MAEQTALADMHHADGAKPDRAVVRDALGVGVAVGLSGFAFGVTSAGSGLSLSQTCVLSLLVFTGASQFALVGALAAGGNPFTAAAGAFFLGVRNAFYGLRLSQVLALPRAVRPFAAQWVIDETTVVALAQPTRRAARIGFTVTGLTLYVLWNLTTLLGALGAEAIGDIDAWGLDAAGPAVFLALLAPMLQTTRERAVAGVAVVLGLALLPVLPAGVPVLVAAAAAPVVLWAEGRRKTDERRNDRQSGRRNDRQDDRQDDRQDDRQDREQEAAG; from the coding sequence GTGGCAGAACAGACAGCTCTCGCAGACATGCACCACGCGGACGGAGCCAAGCCCGACCGAGCCGTCGTCCGGGACGCCCTGGGAGTCGGGGTCGCCGTAGGACTGTCCGGGTTCGCCTTCGGGGTGACCTCGGCCGGCAGCGGGCTCAGCCTGTCCCAGACCTGCGTGCTGAGCCTCCTGGTGTTCACCGGAGCTTCCCAGTTCGCCCTGGTGGGCGCGCTCGCGGCCGGCGGCAACCCGTTCACGGCGGCCGCCGGGGCCTTCTTCCTCGGCGTGCGCAACGCGTTCTACGGGCTGCGGCTTTCGCAGGTGCTGGCCCTCCCGCGCGCGGTACGGCCGTTCGCCGCGCAGTGGGTCATCGACGAGACCACGGTCGTCGCCCTCGCCCAGCCCACCCGCCGTGCCGCCCGTATCGGTTTCACCGTCACCGGGCTCACCCTCTACGTGCTGTGGAACCTCACCACGCTCCTCGGCGCGCTCGGCGCCGAGGCCATCGGTGACATCGACGCCTGGGGGCTCGACGCGGCCGGGCCCGCCGTCTTCCTGGCGCTCCTCGCGCCGATGCTGCAAACGACCAGGGAACGGGCCGTGGCGGGCGTCGCCGTCGTCCTCGGGCTTGCTCTGCTGCCCGTGCTGCCCGCCGGGGTTCCGGTCCTGGTGGCCGCGGCGGCCGCCCCGGTCGTCCTCTGGGCGGAAGGCCGCCGGAAGACCGACGAGCGACGGAACGACCGGCAGAGCGGCCGACGGAACGACCGACAGGACGACCGACAGGACGACCGACAGGACGACCGACAGGACCGCGAACAGGAGGCGGCCGGATGA
- a CDS encoding Fpg/Nei family DNA glycosylase, with amino-acid sequence MPEGDTVWQTAKRLHTALAGNMLSRFDLRVPKYATADLTGRTVLDVTPRGKHLLTRIEGGLTLHSHLQMDGSWKVYGNGERWRGGPAHQIRAILGTADRTAVGYRLPVLELLRTTEEHRAVGHLGPDLLGPDWDPDQALANLLSDPARPLGEALLDQRNLAGIGNVYKSELCFLLRVTPWLPIGSLPQDTAARLPALARRLLEANRDRPIRSTTGHRQHDLFVYGRAPRPCLRCHTPVRAADQGDGSRARPTYWCPTCQTGPAPAPGTPRTARPRPGRRTPN; translated from the coding sequence ATGCCCGAAGGTGACACCGTCTGGCAGACAGCGAAACGGCTGCACACGGCCCTTGCCGGCAACATGCTGTCCCGCTTCGACCTGCGCGTCCCGAAATACGCCACGGCCGACCTCACCGGCCGTACCGTCCTGGACGTCACCCCACGAGGCAAACACCTCCTCACCCGCATCGAAGGCGGCCTGACACTCCACTCGCACCTGCAAATGGACGGCTCCTGGAAGGTGTACGGCAACGGCGAGCGCTGGCGCGGCGGCCCGGCGCACCAGATCCGCGCGATCCTCGGCACAGCCGACCGCACAGCGGTCGGCTACCGCCTCCCCGTACTGGAGTTGCTCCGCACGACCGAAGAGCACCGAGCCGTCGGCCACCTGGGCCCCGACCTCCTCGGCCCGGACTGGGACCCCGACCAGGCACTCGCCAACCTCCTGAGCGACCCCGCCCGCCCCCTCGGCGAGGCCCTCCTGGACCAGCGCAATCTCGCCGGCATCGGAAACGTCTACAAGAGCGAGCTCTGCTTCCTCCTCCGGGTCACCCCCTGGCTGCCCATCGGTTCCCTGCCACAGGACACCGCCGCCCGGCTCCCGGCGCTCGCCAGACGGCTCCTCGAAGCCAACCGCGACCGCCCGATCCGCAGCACCACGGGCCACCGCCAGCACGACCTCTTCGTGTACGGCCGCGCGCCCCGCCCTTGCCTGCGCTGCCACACCCCCGTCCGCGCAGCCGACCAGGGCGACGGTTCCCGCGCTCGCCCCACCTACTGGTGCCCAACCTGCCAAACAGGCCCAGCCCCGGCCCCGGGCACACCCCGCACCGCCCGCCCACGCCCCGGACGCCGTACACCCAACTGA
- a CDS encoding DUF3046 domain-containing protein: MRLTVFWQRMADHFGEGYAETFARDHVMSELGGRTVHEALDAGWEAKDVWRVVCTTMGVPAENR; encoded by the coding sequence ATGCGGTTGACGGTCTTCTGGCAGCGGATGGCGGATCACTTCGGTGAGGGATACGCCGAAACCTTTGCGCGCGATCATGTGATGTCCGAACTCGGCGGGCGCACGGTGCACGAGGCGCTGGACGCCGGCTGGGAGGCCAAGGACGTGTGGCGCGTGGTGTGCACGACCATGGGCGTTCCGGCTGAAAACCGCTGA